TCGTCATCTTTTACTTTAACCCGGCTGGCAGATTTCTCACCTGCTTTAATATATTCCTTGAGCCTGACTTTAAAAAGCAGATTTTTCCCATGATAAATATCTTCTACAAATTTTTCCTGACGACTTTTGTCCTCTTTCAAACTGATGACTACTTTTTTAAATTCATTCTGTTGCTTTGAATCCGGGTTTTCTAAAACGAAATGGTCAATGATTTTTTTCTCTATCCTAAAAGAATCTCTGGAAACCGTGTCCAAATAATGAAGTTCATCTTTGTAGCAATTATATTTTAAACGTACATTTTTGATGATTTTACCGGGATAGAGGTATAAATCGCCCTTTTGCCAGTCCGGGTATAGGTAAGGCGAACCTTTTATCCCCTCATAATTGTCATAGTAGGGGTGAAGCATGTTGCTGTAAGCTGGCGACGACAGTTGATCGGCACTGATAAAAACAGTATTCCCGTTTTGTTGGGCACTGGCTATAAGAGCAATTGTCAGCAGGAAACTGAAGAAGAAAGTTTTTTTCATGGTTTTGGTCTCCTTTTTACAGCAATGCCCTGTATAATTTGAAATAAATCAGAATTATACAGGACCTTAGGAAGAGGTTTAAATTTATTTCCTGAAAGTTTTTACTGAGTTTGCCTGTGCCGTTGGCATGATAATCATATCATTGATGTTTACATGCGGTGGACGGGTAACTACAAAAAGAATAGCATCGGCAATATCATCTGCACCAAGAGGGGTAAGCCCTTCATAAACCTTGTCGGAGCGTTTTTTGTCCCCTTTAAACCTGACCATGGAGAATTCGGTTTCAACCATGCCGGGATCGATTGAAGTAACTTTTATGTTGTAGGGCAGCAGATCGATGCGCATACCCTTAGTGAGTGCATCAACTGCATGTTTGGTGGCACAATAGACATTCCCGTTTTCATAAACTTCTTTACCTGCAATGGATCCAAGATTGATGATATGTCCGCTTTTATTTTTGACCATTGAAGGAGTTACACAGCGGGTAATATATAGTAATCCTTTGACATTGGTGTCGATCATCTGTTCCCAATCGTCAATGCTCCCTTCCTGAATGGGATCAAGACCAGCAGCCAGGCCGGCATTATTGACCAGGACATCAATCTTGCTCCATTTTTCGGGAAGTCCGTTAATTGCTTCAGAAACTTCTTTTTGTTTCCTGACATCAAAATTAAGGGTCAGCACTTCAATGCCCGGAATCTCTTTGCTTATTTCATTTTTAAGTGCTTCGAGCAAATTGCTTCTTCTTCCTGTGATAATTATATTGTATCCGTTTTGTGCCAGTTTTTTTGCAACGGCTCTGCCAATTCCTGAAGTGGCTCCTGTGATTAAGGCTGTTTTATTCATTTTTTTATGCTTTATTCCTGCAAAATAAAATATAATTTTGTAAAAAAGGCATTTTCTCTTCGATAAAAATATAAATCGGGTCATTGAAGGAAAGTATCCTGATTTTTAATGATATAAAATCGGGAAAAATGACAGGCATAAATTTTTGTTAATTTATCTTTGTCCACAAAACACATAAAGTATGTTGCCGAAAGAAAAAACAGACGAAATGACTCAAAAATCAGGAGTTTCTCCTGAGGAGTTTGACCGGATAAAAGGGATATTGGGGAGAACCCCCAATCAGACGGAGCTATACATTTTTGCTGCAATGTGGTCGGAGCATACCTCTTACCGGCATTCCCTGAAATGGATAAAAAAATTGCCCAGAAAAGGCGATTGTGTATTGGTTGAAGCGGGAACCGAAAATGCAGGGTTGATCAGTATTGGTAACGGGTTGGCCTGTGCTTTTAAGATAGAATCGCACAATCATCCCTGTGCAGTCGAACCTTTCCATGGCGCTTCTACAGGGGTTGGGGGAATCAACCGCGATATTTTCACCATGGGGGCAAAGCCCATCGCTCAGTTAAATTCGTTAAGGTTTGGAAATCTGAATTCAAAACTTGCCCGCCAGTACATGAAGAAGGTTATACAAGGTATTGGGTATTACAATAATGCCTTTGGAACCCCCATGATAGCCGGGGAGATATTTTTTGATGGTTCTTTTACTCATAATCCCCTGGTCAATACCATGTCGGTTGGCATTGTTAAAGAGGATTCATATATCAGGGCTGTTTCCAAAGGGGCAGGCAATTTGGTATACCTGCTTGGAGCACCCACCGGCGAGGATGGAATCAGGGGAGCCTTATTTGCTTCAAAGGAAATAACCGGGGATTCAGTGCAGGAGTTGGCTTCGGTCCAGGTGGGCGATCCTTTTATAGAGCGGCTTCTGCTAGAGGCAATTCTGGAGATGAACGAAACCGGAGCCATTGCCGGCATGCAGGATTTGGGTGCTTCAGGCATAGCCTGTGCCGTTGCTGAAATGTCTGCGAAAGGCCATCTCGGGATGAAGATTGATCTGGATAAAATACCTTTACGAAGTATAGATATGGATCCCTGGGAGATTGTTCTTTCTGAAACACAGGAACGAATGATTTTAGTTGTTAAAAAGGGGCAGGAGAAAAAAATAGAAGCTGTTGCTGCCAAATGGAATTTGATTTGTACGCAAATAGGGGAGGTGATTAAGGAAACCAATCTTCTTTTTTATAACGGGAGCCGGAAAGTTGCAGAGCTTCCTGTAATGGCCGTTAATTCCGGCGATGTCGCAACTGTTGATGAAAGAGAAGACAAAGAGCCTGAATTTTATCAGGAGCTGAAAAGCTTTTCCATTCAATCTGTTCCTGAGCCCAAAAATTTGAAGGAAGTTTTCTTCTCTTTGTTGAAAAATCCCAATTTGGCATCTAAACGCTGGATTTATGAACAATTTGATACCATGGCCGGAGTAGGCAATATGGCCGCCAACTTTCCTTCTGATGCAGGTGTGGTTAATGTTAAAGGCACTGACAGTGCATTATTGATGACTGTCGATTGCAATGGCCGTTATGTGAAGGCCAACCCCGGCAGGGGTACTCAGATTGCAGTTGCCGAAGCTGCACGTAACATCGTTTGTACCGGAGGCGAACCTTTGGCCGTGACTAACTGTATGAATTTCGGGAATCCTGAAAATCCAGAAGTCTACTGGCAGTTTGTTTCGGCAATTAAGGGAATGGCAAAAGCCTGTTCCCACTTTAATTTGCCTGTGACCGGAGGAAATGTAAGTTTTTACAATCAATATCAATTTAAGGGCGAAACGGTACCGGTGATGCCTACCCCGGTAATCGGAATGGTGGGATTATTGAAGGATAAAAACAACCACATGACCCTTGCTTTCAAGAGCAAAGGGGATATGATTTACCTGGTCGGGAAATCCAAAAATGATATTTCCTCTTCTGAATATTTGCATAGTTATCATCATATTGAACAATCCCCTGCACCCTGTTTTAATCTTGAGGAAGAGTTAAAAGTGCAACAGGTTGTAAAATCGCTTATCCAACATCATTTGATCCGTTCCTGTCATGATGTTTCTAATGGCGGGCTGATAATGACCCTCGTGGAATCTGCAGTAGCAAGGAATTTGGGTTTTGATATCACCACCGACGCAGAAATCAGGACCGATGCTTTTTTATTTGGCGAATCGCAAAGCCGTATAGTGGTTTCTGTGGCCTCCTCACGCGAAACCGAATTTCTGGATTTTATGATGTCAAGGGATGTGCCTTATTCGGCCCTAGGGCATGTTACTAAGGAAGAATTAAGAATAGATGATGTTTCCTTTGGCTTTATCAGTGACATTAAGAAGGAATATGAAAATGCCCTGGAAGTTTCTTTGAACGAACCGACAATAATTTAGTTTAATTTAAAATTTTTCAGATTGAATATAAAACCATACAAGACAGCTGATTCTGCAAAAAAAGTTCAGATAGAGCAGATGTTTGATCATATTGCTCCTCATTATGATTTTTTAAACCACTTTCTTTCCTTTGGGATTGACCGTTGTTGGCGCCGGAAAGCCATAGGAAAGTTAAAATCCTTCCATCCCGGTACTGTCCTTGATGTGGCTTCAGGAACCGGTGATTTGGCCCTTGAGGCTTTTAGGAGGTTGAAACCGGGAAAAATTGTAGGAATAGATATTTCCGAGCAGATGCTTGAATCAGGAAGAGTAAAATTAAGGCGTCTGGGATTGGAAAACGAGATAGAACTGATCAAGGCCGATGTTGAAAAGCTTCCCTTTGCTGATAATAGCTTTGATGCTGTAATGGTAGCCTTTGGCGTGAGAAATTTTGAAAACCTCAAACAGGGCCTGAGTGAAATGAGAAGGGTGATAAAACCAGGAGGTAAGGCCGTTATTCTTGAGTTTTCAACTCCTTCCAATAAATGGTTTAATCGTTTGTACCATTTATACTCTTTTACGGTTCTGCCTTTTTTGGGAAAGCTTGTTTCTTCCGATTCATCTGCCTATCAGTACTTGCCTGAGTCGGTCAAGGCTTTCCCTTCAGGAACCCGGTTTACCGGTATCATGGCATCAGTGGGGTTTAAAAATGAGAATTTTAAGGAGCTGACGATGGGAATTGCTACAATTTATTTCGCGGAGAAATAACATCACAACAATAGCAAATTTTGAACGTTTTTTTAAATGCCAATTTATAGCTAAAGCAATTGAAAAAATCTATTCGACTTTGTTTTCTGTTATGGGGGATGGTTATATTTATAACTCCTGGCGGTTTTGCCCAAAAGACAAG
This DNA window, taken from Bacteroidota bacterium, encodes the following:
- a CDS encoding SDR family oxidoreductase, whose product is MNKTALITGATSGIGRAVAKKLAQNGYNIIITGRRSNLLEALKNEISKEIPGIEVLTLNFDVRKQKEVSEAINGLPEKWSKIDVLVNNAGLAAGLDPIQEGSIDDWEQMIDTNVKGLLYITRCVTPSMVKNKSGHIINLGSIAGKEVYENGNVYCATKHAVDALTKGMRIDLLPYNIKVTSIDPGMVETEFSMVRFKGDKKRSDKVYEGLTPLGADDIADAILFVVTRPPHVNINDMIIMPTAQANSVKTFRK
- the purL gene encoding phosphoribosylformylglycinamidine synthase subunit PurL, whose amino-acid sequence is MLPKEKTDEMTQKSGVSPEEFDRIKGILGRTPNQTELYIFAAMWSEHTSYRHSLKWIKKLPRKGDCVLVEAGTENAGLISIGNGLACAFKIESHNHPCAVEPFHGASTGVGGINRDIFTMGAKPIAQLNSLRFGNLNSKLARQYMKKVIQGIGYYNNAFGTPMIAGEIFFDGSFTHNPLVNTMSVGIVKEDSYIRAVSKGAGNLVYLLGAPTGEDGIRGALFASKEITGDSVQELASVQVGDPFIERLLLEAILEMNETGAIAGMQDLGASGIACAVAEMSAKGHLGMKIDLDKIPLRSIDMDPWEIVLSETQERMILVVKKGQEKKIEAVAAKWNLICTQIGEVIKETNLLFYNGSRKVAELPVMAVNSGDVATVDEREDKEPEFYQELKSFSIQSVPEPKNLKEVFFSLLKNPNLASKRWIYEQFDTMAGVGNMAANFPSDAGVVNVKGTDSALLMTVDCNGRYVKANPGRGTQIAVAEAARNIVCTGGEPLAVTNCMNFGNPENPEVYWQFVSAIKGMAKACSHFNLPVTGGNVSFYNQYQFKGETVPVMPTPVIGMVGLLKDKNNHMTLAFKSKGDMIYLVGKSKNDISSSEYLHSYHHIEQSPAPCFNLEEELKVQQVVKSLIQHHLIRSCHDVSNGGLIMTLVESAVARNLGFDITTDAEIRTDAFLFGESQSRIVVSVASSRETEFLDFMMSRDVPYSALGHVTKEELRIDDVSFGFISDIKKEYENALEVSLNEPTII
- the ubiE gene encoding bifunctional demethylmenaquinone methyltransferase/2-methoxy-6-polyprenyl-1,4-benzoquinol methylase UbiE is translated as MNIKPYKTADSAKKVQIEQMFDHIAPHYDFLNHFLSFGIDRCWRRKAIGKLKSFHPGTVLDVASGTGDLALEAFRRLKPGKIVGIDISEQMLESGRVKLRRLGLENEIELIKADVEKLPFADNSFDAVMVAFGVRNFENLKQGLSEMRRVIKPGGKAVILEFSTPSNKWFNRLYHLYSFTVLPFLGKLVSSDSSAYQYLPESVKAFPSGTRFTGIMASVGFKNENFKELTMGIATIYFAEK